CGGATTGCCATCCATATCCACGACTTTACCTTCGAAATGACAGCTTTCGCCTTTTTCGTCTAAACAGATGTTGTCTCCCATACTCCGGGCAGGTGCACCTTTGACATGAAACGGCCCCAAAACTGTATTCTCTGTCGCCCCGGATGGTCGGCGATTGTTAATCGCATCAACGAGCATTGAAAGGCCCAGAACATCACTGAGCAGAATGAATTCCTGACGTTCTTCAGTACACAAATGCCCCGCTGTAGTTAAGAACTTAATCGCCTGATCCAGCTCATCCTGAGTAAGCTCAACTTCTTTTGTAAACGCATGCAGGTGTTTCACCAGACTTGCCATCACAAGCTGCAGTCTGGGGTTGGTGTTTGGATCAACCCGTTCATTCACGGCATCAACGGATTGCTCTTCTGTAAAGTAGCTCGACATTTCACATCCTCATGGTGAACTGAGCAAAGACCTGGCTCAGCCATTTAACAAAAACTGGAAGATCACTTTGTGCTTGGCCCTGGGTACCCGGGCTGATAGCCCAGGTACCTATACCCTTATGAATGACACTTTCGCAGGCAGTTATTTATAAAAATTACTGTAAGAGTCCATTTAGAGCGTCGACTTCAGCCGCGAGAACAGCGTTATTTTCAATTAACCCTGCTGTTGAGCTGGCAATGGTTTCTTGCAGAGACTTCTCAACTTCCGGAGAAAGCGGCGTTAATGTTCCACCGTTCTCTGTCCATGCATCTGCGGCACGCTGCACATCGTTAAGCCCCCACTGAACAGCTTCAGATTCAACGTCTCGCGCAATAGTCTGCAGACGATCACGAGTTTCATCAGGAAGACCATTTAGCCAATTACTGGAAGTAGCAACGGTTACAATAAGTGGCCAGCTATCAACCATCGCCATATAAGGTGCTGCGTCATAGTAGCGAAAGGCAGCAGCAACTGTTGGCGCTGCAATAACAGCATCAATCGCACCGGTTTGGAGTGCCGGCATAACCTCAGATAGCGGCATTGGTACAGGTGTTGCTCCAAGTGCTTTCATCGGTTCGATTTGAAAAGGCGTGCCAAGAACACGTACCTTCAAGCCGTTCAGGTCTTGCAATGACCGGATTGGTTTTTTTGAAATAATTGAATTAGGACTGTGCACAAAAGTAGAGATTGGCTGAATGTTTCGTGAGTCTCCGTAGCTTTGAGCTCTCACCCTGAATGCATCAGATGAAAGTAGCTGCCGCGTTTTAAGCGGATCTTTGAAGATAGAAGCAACATCGAAGGTCTGAAATCTGGGATCGACCTGACTCAGGAAGGCTGTCGCAGTTATAAATGATTCGATTGTGCCGAACATGACCCCTTCAACCATTCGGGGAATCGGTCCCAACTGGCTAGCCGGATATAGCTGAACGGCAACGTCAGGCAATTCTTTGCTGACTTTATCTTTAAACATAACCTGATATTGATGCTGAACATCGTTCAGTGTTGCTGAAGCAAACTTAAGTGTCTGTTCTTGTGCAAAGGCTGGAAGCCCTAATCCCAAAACAGCGACCCCAAGTATGCATCCAAGTAGTTTCCGTCGAATGATCATTTTTTATCCTTATTATGATTAATTTAAGATCTTGCAAACAAAAAGTTTGGCAAGGCCGTCGATAATTCAGGTACGAAAGTCACGATTGCCAGTGCAAAAAGCTGAACAATAAGCACTGGTACAACGCCACGTAAGATAAGACCAAGCCTCAGCCCAAGTGCCCCCTGGGTAATAAACAGGCTTAATCCGAAAGGAGGGGTCAAAAGCCCAATAGCAAGATTGAGCGTCATAATGATGCCGAGATGGACAAGGTCGATACCTGCGGCCGCCATAATAGGCGCGAGTAGCGGTGTCACAACCAAAATGGCAGCAATCGGGTCCAGAATTGCACCGAGTAAAAGTAACGCGACATTGACAATAAGCAGCAGCATCCAGGGAGAAAGACCGGCCTGAGCAATCCAGCCTGCTATCTCTTGTGGTACCTGATTAATCGTTAATACCCAGGAGAAAACACCTGCAGCAGCAACAATGATCATGACCTGAGCCGTTAAAAAAGCAGTTCTTTCTGCGCAAGCCAATACATCGCGCCAGTCCAGATCCCGATATACGATGCAGGCAATGATGATGGCTGCTACACATGCAATGCCCGCCGCCTCTGTCGGAGAGAAAATCCCACCATAAATGCCACCAAGAATGATTGCTGCAGGCACTAACGCAAAACTTGCTCTGCGAATACTGGTTTTCAGTGCAGGCCAGTTGAACGACCGGCCATCCTGAATACCGTGAACCCTGGTCTGAAAGATCACCAGCGCAGACATAAGTACTGCGACAAGTAAGCCAGGAAGAATGCCGGCTGCAAACAAACGCGGTACGGATTCATTTGCAGCTACGCCGTAGACAATGAGCGGAATTGAAGGTGGTATCAAAACACCGATAGTGCCGGCAGAAGCTAACAGGCCCGCAGACACACGGTCCGGATAACCAGAATTGCGCAGCGTTGGCAGTAATAGCCTGCCTACCGTTGCAACCGTCGCTGGAGCAGAACCGGATATAGCGCCAAAAAGAGTGGTTGTGGCAACAGTTGTCAGTCCAATCTTGCCTCGAACAGGTCCAGAGCCCTCATCAACTAAATCAACAATACGCTTTGCTATTGAACCACGAGACATTAACTCACCGGCAAAAATAAAAAACGGTATTGCTAAAAGCGCAAACGATTCAATAGATCCAAACAGAGCCTGATGCAGCGCGATATTTGGAATATTACTGAACAAGACAAGCGTAATTGCTGCAGTTCCAAGCAACACAACGTATATAGGAAATCCTAATACCAGCAGCAGAACCGGAGAAATTGCTAACGACCAATCAACAGCTGTCATTGATTTTCTCCTTTATCAGACTCGTCACTGACACCACGCACGCAAAACCACCCGGTAATGCACGCGGATAAACCAAAGCCTAAGGCCACAACACCATGCGGTAGCCACATAGGAATGCCAGCGGTGAGGCTTGTCTGACCAAAGCTTTTAAGCTGCAGCGATACAGTGAAAGCGACCCAGGCAACAAAGCCAGCTAACACCGCAATGACTAACCATTCAAAGCGACGCAGAAATTTCTGTATACAAACAGGGGCCATATCAACAAACATAGACATGCTCATATGCTGATTTCGAAGCGTCACAAGAATTGTTCCTGCAAAAACGATTCCGATCATCAGATAGATCAGAGCCTCTTCTGCACCAATAACGGCACTCCCAAATACGTAGCGTCCGATAATGTTGGCTAAGTTTATAATGACCGCTGCAATAACAATCAGCCCAAGTAACCGCTCTAAAAAACGCGTTATTAACTTAGGTAAATTGCGCAGTTTGAATAATGGAGTCAGTCTTCTCATCGCCGCTCCTCCTTATATGAAGTACGAATGACTAGTCTGAAGAATAGCTAACAGACCTACTTCACAAGTGGCAGATTTTCAGCGGAACTGCTCAGGACATCCTGTAAATTAAACAAATCAATGGCATTCTGGCGGCCAATCTTTTGCAAATCACGTTCACTGATACTGGTAGAATCAAACCAATTCGCAGCATGGTCGACATTTTCAAAAGGCCAGTCAGTCGAGAACAAAATACGGTCAGAACTGATTTCCATCATGGCATCGATCAAAGTTTGGGTTCGAAAATTACCCGAAGTCGTTAAGTAAAAATTCTCATTAAAGTAGTCAGCAATGGCCCGCTTCGCAGGATACCCAGGCGTTGTTTCAACCCATGCATTTCGATTATCAATTCGCCACATGGAATAAGGCAGACCTTCGCCCATATGCCCCAGCACGATACGCAGCTTCGGGTACTCATCAAAAAGTCCGGAGCCCATCAAACGTAAGGCATGAACCGCTGTCTCCTGACCAAAAGCCCAGGTAGGTCCCATCAGCCAGGGATGTCCTTCATAGATCTTGGAATGTTGCGGCAGAGGATTTCGCGGATGGAGATAAAACGGCACTTCCAGCTCTTCCACTCTTTTCCAAAAAGACCTGTATTGCGGTAAATCGTAATAGAGAGGTTCATCGCTGCCCGCCACTTGCGAGAAGCCATTAACGAGTGCACCGCGGAATCCCAGCTCTTTGACACAGCGCGTTAATTCTTCAGTCGCTGCCTCGGGATCTTGCATCGGAAGCGCGGCAAAGCCCTGAAAACGATCCGGACGCACACTGATTTGATCAGCAAGATAATCATTAGCACGACGAGCAACGTCTATCGCATGCTGAACATCCGGAATAGCCTGAACAGCGGGTGCATTCAATGACAAAATTGACATCTCAATGCCGTTTGCATCCATTTCGAATAGCCTCCGGTCATGAATATCCATCAATCGGCTACTCAGTTCAGTCCAGTAACTGTCTGGTACAAACCCCGCAGAATCCTGCAACGTTTCGGTAATAGCGAAATGTTCTTCGAGCGCAATCTTTCCCAGCACGGTCATTCTCCTAAATCTAATAGTTATAATTTTTAAGAATTTTATTTGTTGTAAACATATAATGTTATAAACAGACATGTCAAACGAAATCTGCCCGCAATTGAGACAGTCTGAAGAACCTGGGGATAAGTATTGTGCTGCCAGACGAGCCCTGTTTTTAGAAAGGAATTAAAATAACTAGCTGATATTTATTAACTTTTTATTAAAAACCATTAGCTCTGTGAACAGGCAAAAAATGCCTGGTTCTATTGATATACATTGCGACATTCATTGACGACAGAGCAAGAACAGTTACTTGATAAGTAATCAAGGTTATTAGTTTGAGTTTGTATATAGATAACAAAACCCTGCTAACAGGATTTGTCTCAGTCAGTTGACCGCTGCATTTATGCAAGTATGGTTAACAAGGTGATACGCATGGCCGTAAAACAGCAGAGCTTCATAACAATAATGATTTGCTACAGCCTTACTGCTGAAACAGCACTGGCTATGGGGTAAGAAGAAGGGAGCGGGCCGTTGCAGCCCGGATTAATCCAGCAAGTAACCTAAACAATCCGTAAGCAAGAAACCTTCTTAACAGAGCACTCCCCTGCTAATGGCTCCAGATACCCAAATGGGTGCTAAGCTCTCTAACTGCTTAACCGTTTAACTGTTTAATTATAAAATAATAAAACTTACTCACGGACCGAGATCATTGCCTCAGTCCAAACTTTCGCCACGCGCTTTTTGAAGAAGATAGCTTAACTGCTGAAGCTCCTTTTCCGAAAGCTGGTCAAACTGGGAACGATGTATTTTAAGAAGAGGTACATCAATGGATTCAAGAATTTTTGAACCTTCGTCTGTTAAAAATGAACGCACTACACGGCGATCAGACGCGTCAGGTTTCCTGTCTACAAGACCATCACGCACCAATCGGTCCATAAGCCTAGTGACATCAGCCCTTGGATCCGTCATCTGTTCGCTAATCTGCGAAATCCTCAAACCCTCAGTGCCACCGCGTCGTATAGAACGTAAAACGTTATACTGCTTCCCTGAAAGTCCAAACTCGGCCAGTAAATCGGATACATTCTGGCCCATCACTTGTGCTGTGCGAATAAGATTCAGATAAGCATGCTGGGCAGGAACATATTGCCCTGTTTCTTCGATTACAAGGTCAGGAGTCTGAAACGTTTTTTCGTTATTCTGATCAGTCATTTGATTCACATATTTGTTTTTAACAATATACGTTCAAGCCGTATATCGTTGCCATCATACCGAACACTTATCAAAATAACAGCCCCATTTTCTTAGCGGTTGCTCCGTCTATTCCCAGCCTTCGAACATAACTGAAATTCCCGGCTGTTCGACAAATATTTCCAAATACCTTCAACAACGATGATAAGGCGTTTTCCCTTTGGAGTAACAGATACGTCGGCTTTTCTCACTGAGCATTACCTGCTTGCTTTGATCCATCAATAGTCAGTCAGCACCTATCAATGCGCACCAAACACGCTTTGAGATTCAACATATTTGAAGTTATCACGAATAAGCATCACTTGACTTATACGTTTAAGACAATATATGTTTACAACACATAAATTACATTTAAGAGGCCTTTAAGATGAAACAATCAGCCTTTATTGAACACTGTAATGCTTATGAGTAATCAACTATCCCATATGCTGTCTGCCTGGTTAAGGACAGAAACCACCACCGAATGGGTGCTAGGTACTGTCTACAAAACTGAAGGCTCAGCCTATCGAAAAGCCGGCTCCATGATGCTAATAAACAGCCTGGGACAACAGTTCGGTTTGCTTAGTGGTGGTTGCCTGGAATCCGATATCATTCGTAACGCGCGTAAAGTGATGGCAACAGAGCGCCCTGTCACTTTGATATACGACAGCACAGACGAAGACGATCTCTCTTTCCATTTAGGCATCGGTTGTGGCGGCAAGATTTACATCATGTTACAGCCTCTCCTTTCAGATAATGATTTGAATCTCAAGGCAGTGGCTACCGCCCTGAAAAACAGAGAGTCAGGTACTTATTACCAGAAGATCGGCGGTCTTGAAGTGTATTTCAAACCAGGGGAACTTCGTCCACTACGACATAGCCATATCGAAGATGGTTGGTTAATCACACCTATTGTTCCTGAACCTCACTTACTCGTTGTTGGCGGCGGTATCGATGCTATTCCATTAGTTCGAATAGCCAAAGAACTGGGCTGGCGGGTAACCCTGGCGGATCCAAGACCAGCCAATGCAAGGGCTGAAAAGTTCCCGGAAGTAGACAAGGTAGTTCGGGAACTCGGCGTTACTCTCTCCAATTACGCAACTGAAACCCGGGTCGATGCAGCAGTATTGATGTGCCATAACATAGACCTTGATGCGCAGGGTTTACTTAACCTTCATCACTGCGACCTCAAGCATATTGCTCTGCTGGGGCCAAAGCATCGCTACCAACAGGTACTGGAATGCGCTGGGCTCAGCGAACGTGAATTAGGATGTCCCGTCTCAGGACCCGCCGGACTTAACATAGGTGGGCAACTTCCGGAAAGTATCGCGCTTTCCATTCTCGGTGAGTGCCACGCTGTATTGCATTCAGAATCAAGGAGTCCTCAACTTCAGTTAGTGACTGTTCGATGAACATCGCCTGCCTGTTACTAGCCGCCGGGGGAAGCTCACGGTTTGGAGGGCGAAAGCAACTCGCCTGCGTTGGTGGAAAATCCATGGTGCAACACACTCTGGAACAGCTAACACCCGTATTTAAACAAAAGCTCTACACAGTAATTGGTGCCTACCGGGATGAGATCCGTCCGGTTGTAAATAAGTATTCATATGTCATTGAACATGCCGGCTGGGAACAGGGACTGGGATCATCAATAGCTGAGGGTGTGAACACGATAACCAGACACGCGGACTATGATGGCATTTTGATCGCTCTCGCCGATCAGGTGATGGTCAGCCAAAATGACTATCTGACTCTCTTAGATACGTTTGATGGAACACAGATAGTTGCATCGAGTTATTCCGGAAAAAATGCCGTGCCAGCCCTGTTTCCAGCACAGTATTTCCCAGAACTTCAGGAATTCAATTCTGATTCAGGTGCACGCGCTCTGTTAGCCCTCCACACCAATGCTGTGATCTCTGTCTCACTCCCGCAGGCTGAAACTGATATCGATACAAAACAAGATCTAACTGAATTCACTGCTACTGCCAGTGAATCAGGCTTTCTAGGTGAGGGCTCAAATTAATCCCTTAAACAAAAAAGGATCGGTGCATTCAATAATCTGATCATCAAAAATAACTAGGATGACTATGACATGACCACATTTAAATTAAACGGTAAGCAGGTATCAAGCACTGCTGCTAACGATACACCACTGCTATACGCATTAAGGGGTGACTTTGAGCAAAACGGCCCAAAATTTGGCTGTGGAATCGCTCAATGCGGCAGCTGCAGCGTACTCGTTGACGGTAAAGTCGTTCGCTCTTGTGTTATGCCAGTTTCCGCTATCCAAAATAAAAACGTCACGACTCTGGACGGACTGGCCGTTTCCGACAACCAACTGCAAGCACTTCAACAGGCTTTTTTAGATGAGCAAGCTGCACAGTGTGGCTATTGCACCAACGGCATGATCATGGAAGCAACAAGCCTTCTGAAAGAAAACCCAAACGCAAATGATGAAGAAATTCGTCAGGCATTGAGCGATGTTTTATGCCGTTGCGGGAGCCAGGCACGGGTATTAAAAGCTATCAAACGTGCCCAGGGTGCAGACTTGGGAACAAATGTAGGAGCAGCAGACTTATGAGCAATGTTAAAGAATCCAGTGTTTCCAGACGGAATTTTCTAAAAGTAGCAGGCGGTCTGACAGCATGCTTTATGCTGCCAGTGAGCTTTAGCGGCGCACAAGCAGCTGATATCAAGCTTCCATGGATTACAACTAAATACCCAACGGTTGATGCCTGGATTCGTATCAATCCGGAAGGCACGGTTTCCGTATTTTCAGGCAAAGCAGAACTCGGACAAGGTGTGCAAACAGCTATCTGTCAAATTGTGGCGGAAGAGCTGGATGTAAATATGAGCCGTGTTGAAATGGTCAATCCGGATACATCTCTCTCGCCAGAAGAGTTTTACACAGCAGGTAGCGTATCCATAGAAACAAGTGGTATGGCTATCCGGCACGCCAGTGCTGAGGTCCGTGACCACCTTCTTGGATTAGCAGCAGTTACTACCAAGATTAAGAAAACAGGTGCGACTGTTACGGACGGTGAAATCGTCGGTAGCAACGGTGCGAAAACAAATTACTGGTCACTCGTTACCAATAAAACGATTGATATAAAAATGACCGGTAAAGTCGCACCTAAAGATCCATCCACCTATAAGCTCGTTGGTAAACCCCTTCCACGTATTGATTTGCAGGACAAACTGACCGGTAAAGAAAGCTTCATATCAGATATTCGCTTACCTAATATGACCCATGGCCGTGTCGTACGCCCTACCCGACCAAACTTTACATTACGTAAGGTTGCCACTGCTGATGTTAAAACAATGCCTGGAGTTATCTCTGTTGTTCAGGATGGTAGCTTTCTGGGAGTGGTCGCTGAGCGGGAAGAACAAGCTATCGCTGCGGCAAGAGTATTAAGTAACAATGCTGAATGGGATAGCCCGGCACTAAAACCAACTCATAGCGATCTGCCGAGTCAGATTAAAAATCTGCCAAGCAAATCAGAAACTTTTTTTGAAACGGGTGATCTCGCCCAGTCAAAAGGTCGCCAGATATCTGCCTCTTATTATCGTCCATTTATCGCCCATGCTGCGACATCACCATCATGCGGCATCGCCAAGTTTGAAGGCGATACGCTGACAGTCTGGTCGCACACTCAGGGGGTATTTCCTGGGCGCCGGGATATGGCGTTCGCCCTTGGCATGCCTGAAGAGAAAATTCGCTTTATCCACGCTCATGGTGCTGGTTGCTTTGGCCATAATGGTGCCGATGATGTTGGTATGGATGCTGCGCTGTTGGCACGTGCGTCAGGCCGCCCCGTTAAAGTAATGTGGTCTCGCCAGGATGAAATGGCTCAGGCGCCCTGTGGTACCGCTATGCGCATGGAGTTAACAGCGACAATCGACGACGCAGCCAAAATAGTTGGCTATGAGCACGATGTATGGACCGGTATTCACGGCGCACGCCCTGGCTTACAGTTCTATATGGACGCAGGTACAGGCACCGCTTATTTGCCAATGTGGAATCTTGATAACCCCGTCAAACGCTATGACATTGTTGATATTCCACCGAAGTTTGGTGGTGGCGGTGAGCGCAACGCAAACCCGATTTATGATATCCCCAATACACGTGTCGTTAAGCATCTGATTCCTGAGATGCCATTAAGGGTTTCTGCGCTCAGAACTCTGGGAGCGCATGGCAACATCTTCGCGATGGAATGCTTCCTTGATGAAATTGCATTGGATTTAAATGAAGATCCGGCAGCATTGCGTATACGCCATCTAACAGACCCACGTCACAAAGAAGTTATTGAGCAAGTCGTCAAGAAATCCGGCTGGACGGGCAAAAGAGGCGGCAATGGCAAAGGTCGTGGACTGGCATTCAGCCGGTACAAGAACCGCGCCGGTATGACAGCAATCGTTGTTGATGTCGATGTCGATCTGAAAACTGGCGAAGTTACCATTGAAAAAGTCACCGCTGCGGTAGATGCCGGACAGGCTATCAATACCGACGGCGTGGCTAACCAGGTCGAAGGCGGTATTATCCAATCCTTAAGCTGGGCATTGATGGAAGAAGTAACCTATAACGAAGATGCTATTACCAGCTTAGACTGGATAACATATCCTATCTTAAAACTGGACAACACGCCGACAGTCGACATACAGGTTATTAACCGACCAGATCAGGCTCCGCTTGGAGTAGGTGAAGTATCACAAGGTCCTGCGTCTGCAGCACTGGCGAATGCAGTTTTTGATGCCTGTGGCGCACGGGTACGTGAACTGCCGCTACGTCCTGAAAAAATCAAAGCAGCGATGACAAGCTAGCCCATAATATTGTTGCTCCATTGTCTGGAGAACATAGTCAAGCCTGAATCCTTTGTAGCTAACATAAAGATACTGCAAAGGGCTCAGGCTTTTTTGATATTATGAATCGAAGAACTCTCGTCATAAAAGCTTTT
The DNA window shown above is from Aliamphritea ceti and carries:
- a CDS encoding MarR family winged helix-turn-helix transcriptional regulator; its protein translation is MTDQNNEKTFQTPDLVIEETGQYVPAQHAYLNLIRTAQVMGQNVSDLLAEFGLSGKQYNVLRSIRRGGTEGLRISQISEQMTDPRADVTRLMDRLVRDGLVDRKPDASDRRVVRSFLTDEGSKILESIDVPLLKIHRSQFDQLSEKELQQLSYLLQKARGESLD
- a CDS encoding dioxygenase family protein, producing MSSYFTEEQSVDAVNERVDPNTNPRLQLVMASLVKHLHAFTKEVELTQDELDQAIKFLTTAGHLCTEERQEFILLSDVLGLSMLVDAINNRRPSGATENTVLGPFHVKGAPARSMGDNICLDEKGESCHFEGKVVDMDGNPITGACVDAWSDNADGFYDIQQPDIQPKWNNRGRFITGEDGTYSFFGIKPVSYPIPNDGPVGKLLEALGRHPYRPAHMHFLVTADGYKQVVTHTFLGDDPYLSSDAVFGVKDSLIAPIDKTEGPSVWHSKFDFKLVRATAE
- a CDS encoding (2Fe-2S)-binding protein; its protein translation is MTTFKLNGKQVSSTAANDTPLLYALRGDFEQNGPKFGCGIAQCGSCSVLVDGKVVRSCVMPVSAIQNKNVTTLDGLAVSDNQLQALQQAFLDEQAAQCGYCTNGMIMEATSLLKENPNANDEEIRQALSDVLCRCGSQARVLKAIKRAQGADLGTNVGAADL
- a CDS encoding amidohydrolase family protein → MLGKIALEEHFAITETLQDSAGFVPDSYWTELSSRLMDIHDRRLFEMDANGIEMSILSLNAPAVQAIPDVQHAIDVARRANDYLADQISVRPDRFQGFAALPMQDPEAATEELTRCVKELGFRGALVNGFSQVAGSDEPLYYDLPQYRSFWKRVEELEVPFYLHPRNPLPQHSKIYEGHPWLMGPTWAFGQETAVHALRLMGSGLFDEYPKLRIVLGHMGEGLPYSMWRIDNRNAWVETTPGYPAKRAIADYFNENFYLTTSGNFRTQTLIDAMMEISSDRILFSTDWPFENVDHAANWFDSTSISERDLQKIGRQNAIDLFNLQDVLSSSAENLPLVK
- a CDS encoding TRAP transporter substrate-binding protein, producing MIIRRKLLGCILGVAVLGLGLPAFAQEQTLKFASATLNDVQHQYQVMFKDKVSKELPDVAVQLYPASQLGPIPRMVEGVMFGTIESFITATAFLSQVDPRFQTFDVASIFKDPLKTRQLLSSDAFRVRAQSYGDSRNIQPISTFVHSPNSIISKKPIRSLQDLNGLKVRVLGTPFQIEPMKALGATPVPMPLSEVMPALQTGAIDAVIAAPTVAAAFRYYDAAPYMAMVDSWPLIVTVATSSNWLNGLPDETRDRLQTIARDVESEAVQWGLNDVQRAADAWTENGGTLTPLSPEVEKSLQETIASSTAGLIENNAVLAAEVDALNGLLQ
- a CDS encoding TRAP transporter small permease, giving the protein MRRLTPLFKLRNLPKLITRFLERLLGLIVIAAVIINLANIIGRYVFGSAVIGAEEALIYLMIGIVFAGTILVTLRNQHMSMSMFVDMAPVCIQKFLRRFEWLVIAVLAGFVAWVAFTVSLQLKSFGQTSLTAGIPMWLPHGVVALGFGLSACITGWFCVRGVSDESDKGENQ
- a CDS encoding XdhC family protein, coding for MSNQLSHMLSAWLRTETTTEWVLGTVYKTEGSAYRKAGSMMLINSLGQQFGLLSGGCLESDIIRNARKVMATERPVTLIYDSTDEDDLSFHLGIGCGGKIYIMLQPLLSDNDLNLKAVATALKNRESGTYYQKIGGLEVYFKPGELRPLRHSHIEDGWLITPIVPEPHLLVVGGGIDAIPLVRIAKELGWRVTLADPRPANARAEKFPEVDKVVRELGVTLSNYATETRVDAAVLMCHNIDLDAQGLLNLHHCDLKHIALLGPKHRYQQVLECAGLSERELGCPVSGPAGLNIGGQLPESIALSILGECHAVLHSESRSPQLQLVTVR
- a CDS encoding TRAP transporter large permease produces the protein MTAVDWSLAISPVLLLVLGFPIYVVLLGTAAITLVLFSNIPNIALHQALFGSIESFALLAIPFFIFAGELMSRGSIAKRIVDLVDEGSGPVRGKIGLTTVATTTLFGAISGSAPATVATVGRLLLPTLRNSGYPDRVSAGLLASAGTIGVLIPPSIPLIVYGVAANESVPRLFAAGILPGLLVAVLMSALVIFQTRVHGIQDGRSFNWPALKTSIRRASFALVPAAIILGGIYGGIFSPTEAAGIACVAAIIIACIVYRDLDWRDVLACAERTAFLTAQVMIIVAAAGVFSWVLTINQVPQEIAGWIAQAGLSPWMLLLIVNVALLLLGAILDPIAAILVVTPLLAPIMAAAGIDLVHLGIIMTLNLAIGLLTPPFGLSLFITQGALGLRLGLILRGVVPVLIVQLFALAIVTFVPELSTALPNFLFARS
- a CDS encoding xanthine dehydrogenase family protein molybdopterin-binding subunit — encoded protein: MSNVKESSVSRRNFLKVAGGLTACFMLPVSFSGAQAADIKLPWITTKYPTVDAWIRINPEGTVSVFSGKAELGQGVQTAICQIVAEELDVNMSRVEMVNPDTSLSPEEFYTAGSVSIETSGMAIRHASAEVRDHLLGLAAVTTKIKKTGATVTDGEIVGSNGAKTNYWSLVTNKTIDIKMTGKVAPKDPSTYKLVGKPLPRIDLQDKLTGKESFISDIRLPNMTHGRVVRPTRPNFTLRKVATADVKTMPGVISVVQDGSFLGVVAEREEQAIAAARVLSNNAEWDSPALKPTHSDLPSQIKNLPSKSETFFETGDLAQSKGRQISASYYRPFIAHAATSPSCGIAKFEGDTLTVWSHTQGVFPGRRDMAFALGMPEEKIRFIHAHGAGCFGHNGADDVGMDAALLARASGRPVKVMWSRQDEMAQAPCGTAMRMELTATIDDAAKIVGYEHDVWTGIHGARPGLQFYMDAGTGTAYLPMWNLDNPVKRYDIVDIPPKFGGGGERNANPIYDIPNTRVVKHLIPEMPLRVSALRTLGAHGNIFAMECFLDEIALDLNEDPAALRIRHLTDPRHKEVIEQVVKKSGWTGKRGGNGKGRGLAFSRYKNRAGMTAIVVDVDVDLKTGEVTIEKVTAAVDAGQAINTDGVANQVEGGIIQSLSWALMEEVTYNEDAITSLDWITYPILKLDNTPTVDIQVINRPDQAPLGVGEVSQGPASAALANAVFDACGARVRELPLRPEKIKAAMTS
- a CDS encoding nucleotidyltransferase family protein; protein product: MNIACLLLAAGGSSRFGGRKQLACVGGKSMVQHTLEQLTPVFKQKLYTVIGAYRDEIRPVVNKYSYVIEHAGWEQGLGSSIAEGVNTITRHADYDGILIALADQVMVSQNDYLTLLDTFDGTQIVASSYSGKNAVPALFPAQYFPELQEFNSDSGARALLALHTNAVISVSLPQAETDIDTKQDLTEFTATASESGFLGEGSN